A segment of the Sphingomonas cannabina genome:
GTATCGCCCGCGCCGCCGGCCTTGCCGGCCGGTCGGCGGCCGACGTGATGCTGGTCGCGGTCTCGAAGACCCATGACGCCCCTGCCATCCAACCTTTGATCGACGCCGGCCACCGCGTGTTCGGCGAGAACCGCGTGCAGGAAGCGGCAGCGAAATGGCCGGCGCTGCGCGAGGCGACCTCAGGCATCGCGCTCCATCTCGTCGGCCAGCTCCAGTCGAACAAGGCGGCGGATGCGGTGACGCTGTTCGATGCGATCCATTCGGTCGACCGGCCTTCGCTCGTCGCTGCGCTCGCCCGGGCGATGGAGGGGGCAGGCCGCCGCCCCGACTGCTTCATCCAGGTCAACATCGGCGGCGAGCCGCAGAAGGGCGGCTGCGCGATCGACGACCTGCCGGCGCTGCTTGCCGAGGCGCGCGCCGCCGACCTGCCGGTCGCGGGCCTGATGTGCGTGCCCCCGGCCGGAGTCGAGGCGGCACCCTATTTTGCGCTGCTGGCGAAGATGGCGCGCGATTCGGGACTGTCCAAACTCAGCATGGGGATGAGCGAGGATTTCGAGGTCGCGGTGATGCTCGGCGCTACCCATATCCGCGTCGGTACAGCCTTATTCGGGAGTCGCATCTAATGGCCGATCTCGGCGTCCAGTCCTTCTCGCAACCGATCGCGGTCCGCTTCGACGCGCTGCTGTTCGATTTCGACGGCGTGCTGGTCGAGAGCGAATACGCCGGCAACGCCCAGGTCGCCGCCTATCTGACCGGCATCGGCCATCCGACCACGCCCGAGGAATCGATGGCCAATTTCATGGGTCTGTCCGGCGCCGAATTCTACGGCGCGGTCGAGCGCTGGATCGGGCGGCCGCTGCCGGAGGACTTCAACACCGCCCGCGCCATCGAGGACGAGCGGGCGATGCGCGAGGGGCTGGCCGAGGTGCTCGGCGCGGTCGCTTTCGTCCGTTCGCTGCCGCCGGAGCTGCCCAAGGCGATCGTCTCGTCGAGCTCGACGCGCTGGATCCGCAGCCATCTCGCGCATCTCGGCCTTGCCGATGCGTTCGGTGATCATCTCTACAGCGGCCGGGAGCATGTCGAACACGGCAAGCCGGCGCCTGACCTCTATCTCTATGGCGCGGCGCAGCTCGGCGTGCCGATCGAGCGGATCGCGGTGCTGGAGGATTCGCCGGTCGGTGCGACCGGCGCGGTCGCTTCGGGCGCCTATGTCATCGGCCTGTGTGCCGGCAGCCACTGTGGTCCCGGCCACGACGCCCGTCTCCGCGCGATCGGCGTCGACGCGATCGCGCATGACTTCGCCGAGGTCGCCCGCCTGCTGGCGTAGCGCTATTGCACTCCCGCTTCGGGAGCGAGACGGTAGCGAAAGGCACGCTCGAGCGGCAGCGCGGTCTCGCAGAAGGCGCATTCGGCCATCACGCGTCCGATCAGCCAATGCTGCTTGCCGCAGCTCGGGCAGTGGTTCACGCCATCGTCGTGATAGAGCAGGTTATAGCCGGGATGGAACCACGCGGGCGCCCCCTCCTCCGCTCTGTCGAGACCTGCATACATTGCCATTCTCCAACATTATGGCTTGGCAACATAACGTTTTAACGCAGCAGGGTTTCATTTCCTAAGCGAAATTATGGGCGACGCCCCCGAGTCGCGGGTCAGAGCTGGTGCCCGGTCCGGTCGCGCTTGGTAGCGAGATAGCGTTCGTTGAAGGGATTGGGCGGAAGCACCAGCGGCACGCGTTCGGTGACGGTGATGCCCTGCGCTTCCAGTCCGGCGACCTTGGCGGGGTTGTTGGTCAGCAGCCGCACCGCGCGCGGCCCGATCAGGCTCAGCATCCGCGCCGCGATCCCGAAGTCGCGCGCGTCGACCGCGAAGCCGAGCCGGGTGTTGGCGTCGACCGTGTCGAAGCCCTGGTCCTGCAGCGCATAGGCGCGCAGCTTGTTGACCAGGCCGATGCCGCGCCCTTCCTGCCTGAGGTACAGGAGGATGCCCCAGCCGGCGCCCTCGATCCGGCGCAGCGCCTCGTGGAGCTGCGGCCCGCAATCGCATTTGAGGCTGCCGAGCACGTCGCCGGTCAGGCATTCGCTGTGCAGCCGCACCAGCGGCGGCGTGCCGTCCGGCTGGCCGACGATCAGCGCGACATGCTCGTTGGTCGATTCGGGGCTGCGGAAGACGACGATCTCGCTGGTCTCGGCGCCTTCGACCGGCAGCCGTGCGCGCGTGGCGATGGCGAGGCGCGCCGGGTTCTCGTGCGCGTCGATGTCGGCGGCGGCGATCGCCACCTCGACCGCGCTGCGCGGGCGGACGAAGAAGGCCGGCAGGATGCCCGCGATCCGCGCCAGCCGCAGCGCCGCCGCCGATGGCTCGGGCGCGGTGACAGGCACCGCCCGGAATGGACCCTTGAGCGGGGTCGCCAGGTCGAACTGCGGATCGGCGAGCGCGGTTGCGGCGGCGAAGTCGAGCCATGGCGCGCGCTCCACCCACACCGGCGCGTCGGGGACGGCCGCCTCGCGCTGGTTGGCGAGCTTCAGCGTCTGCGCACGGCCGGCCGACAGCAGCACCGGCGCTTGCCCCTCGGGATCGAACTCCGTCAGCCGTTCGGCGTCGGCGGTCTCGATCGCCAGCAGCGCCAGCCCGTCGATCGCGACCGGCCAGCCGCGCCGCAGCGCGTCGATCGCCCGGGCCGCGGCGCGCGGGTCGCTCACAGGTCGAACTCGGTGACGATCGGCACGTGGTCGCTGGGCTTGAGCCAGCTGCGGCACGGCTCGCACACGCGGTGGGCCACTGCCTTGGCCGCGACCTGAGGGCTCGCCCACATATGGTCGAGCCGCCGCCCGCGGTCCGATGCCGCCCAGTCCTTGGCGCGATAGCTCCACCAGGTGTGGAGCCGCGCCGGCGCCGGATGGAAATGCCGGCCGAGGTCGACCCAGCCGTGCGCCGCCTGCAGCCGGCCAAGCGCCTCGACCTCGATCGGCGTATGGCTGACCACGTCGAGCAGCGCCTTGTGGTTCCACACGTCGCATTCGAGCGGCGCGACATTGAAGTCGCCGACCAGCAGCGTCGGGACGTCGAGCGCCGCCGACCATTCGGTCATCCGGGCGAGGAAATCGAGCTTCTGCCCGAACTTGGGATTGAGCTCGCGATCGGGGATGTCGCCACCGGCCGGGACATAGACGTTCTCGAGCCGGAGGCCGTTGGCCAGCCGCACGCCGACGTGCCGCGCCTCGCCGTTCGCCTGCCAGTCGAGCCGGTCGTCCTCGGCGAGCGGTATCCGGCTGACGATCGCCACGCCGTGGTGCATCCGCTGGCCGTGGATGACGATATGGTCGTAGCCGAGCGCGCGGAACGCCGCGGCGGGGAAATCCCCGTCGATCACCTTGGTTTCCTGCAGGCACAGGATGTCGGGCGATTCCTCGCGCAGGAACCGCTCGACGATGTCGATGCGGAAGCGGACGGAATTGATGTTCCAGGAAGCGATCGAGAGCATGCGCGAGGCGATGTAGCGAGGCGCCGCCGGGCCGACAAGGAAAGGCCCCCGCTCCGGGGGCTTGGAGCGAGGGCCAACCAGCGTTCGTCACGCAGGCAGGAGGCGAGGCCACTGGCCCGGGCAACAGGGGGAAAATCCCGAACGGAAACCCCGCCTCCGCGATGTCCGTGTTAGTCCCCCTTTCCTGTCACCAGAATGAACGGGCGGCGGTTACCCGCGCCCGCCCTGTCTCCGCGGATCGTTCCAGCGGAACGTCCCGTCGCTGACGGGCACGTTGAGCTTCTGGTTGCTGAGGCGGATGGTGGTGCGGTTGTTCTGGGAATCGAGCGCGACCCAGCCCTGCAGCATCAGCCCCGCCGGCCCCGCGGCGTTGCGCGCGAAGATCAGCGTGATGCGGCCATATTCGGGGTGTTTGGGATCGTGCGCCTCGACGCTCAGTATGCCGGGATTGGGGCTGGGCTGGACCTTGGCGATGCCGGAGATGTCGCGCTTGGGATCGAGCAGCACGGCGAGCGGCGAGTTGCCGATCGGCCAACGCGAGACCTGACGCACCGAATAGTCGATGAAGAACAGCGACTTGCCGTCCGCGACCGCGAGATAGGGCACGCCCTTCTCATATTGGAAGCGCACCTTGCCCGGCTTCTTGAGCGAGAGCGTGCCGGTCAACACCTTTCCGGCGCGGTCGGTCTGCGAGAAGGTCGCGGTCATGGTGTCGACCGCGGCGAGGTGGCGCTGCACCTGCTGCAGTTCGGCGGAAGCGGGAGCCGCAATCGCCGGCGCGGCGAGGAATGCGGCCAGCGCGGAGGGGAGGAGGATCGTCTTCATGAGGTCAGGATAGGTCCGTCGCTTGAATTTGTCGTGAACTGAACGCGGCCCGAGGCCCGCGACCCAGGGGAGCGGCGGCGAGCGGTGCAGAAACCCGCGGAAATCCGTCGAAGGTCACGAAAGTCATAGGTAAACGGGCCTCGCGTCGAAAGGTGAACTTCGGGAAGAGTTTGTCACGCGGGCGATCACGGAAAAGTTGACTAAGTTGACTCCGGACATGTGTGTTCGGCCGGCACCGAGAGCGCGGCAGAGGAACGCGACGCGGACGCGCCAGGAACGCGACACCGATGCGCCGAGAAGGCGCCACCAGCGCGCCAGGAGCGCTACAGCGGCGCTACGCCGAGGCGACAGCGACGCTACGCCGACGCGCTACGGATGAGATCGACGGAGTCAAAGAGCTGGCCGAGGCTCGCACGGCTCGAACTAGGCGAGCCAAGCAGGCGAAATCCTACTTTGCAAGCGGCGGCGGTACGGATCGAAATTTGTGGGGATGGCTACCATCGCTCCCCTTTCCTTCGTCACCCCGGACTTGGTCCGGGGTCCACCTATCGTCTTCTGAAGTCGAGAGAGCCTCTTGCGCTGCGCTTGCGGCACAGTGGACCCCGGACCAAGTCCGGGGTGACGAAGGGGAAAAGGCACGCGCGCCAATCTCCACAGACCCGCTACACCACGCGCGGCATGCGGGGACGGCCGATCGGGCATTCGAGGGCGGGGCGGTCCCATCCACCGAGGTCGGCGGCGGCATCGTAGGTCGATTGCAGGAAGGCAAGCAGTGCGGCGTCCGGATCGGCCGCGGTGCGGACAGCGTCATAATCGAGCAGCCATTCGCCCATCTCGACGCTGAACGCCGCTGCCTCCGGCGACACGTGCGCGGCGCCATAGCGCTCGGGCGCCGGATAGGCATAGGCGTAGAAGGCGGGCTTCGGATAGGCGTCGCTGCCCGGCCAGAAGCCGGCACTCGCCTCCTCATGGCTGTAGGCCTCGCACGTCACGGCGTCGGGCAGGCCGGGAAAGCCGCCCGGATGGCGCGGCGCCGCGCGGCCCGAGAAGCGCGTCTCGGCGAGGTCGAAGCTGCCCCAGAAGAAGTGCACCGGGCTGGACTTGCCGAGGAAGCCGGTGCGGTAGCGCGCGAACACGCGGCCGACCGACAGGAGCGCCCGATGGAAGCGGCGCACCGCGTCGCCGTCATAGGGGCGTTCGGCGAAATCCTCGGTGAAGGGATAGGCGCCGGGCAGCTCGTTCGGCATGACGTTGATGCGGGTCGGCGCGCCCAGTTCGGCGAGCGCCTCCATCACCGCGCCGTGGAACCCCGCCATCGTGCCGGCGCGCAGCGGCAGCGTTCGCGTCTCGCCGCGGTCGCTCGCGAGGGAGAGCATGTCGCCGATCAGGTCGAAGTCGATCTGGATCGTGACCCCCGGCGCGGGAATCGGCCCAGTGCCGAGCCCGCGCGCAGTCGGATAGAGCGCGACCTGCCACCCGTGGTTGAGCCACGGGCTGTGCGCCAGCCGGACCTTGCCCACGACCTGCGTCATCAGGTGGAGGTGCTGCGCGGTCTCGCGCCAGGACGGCCAGTCGAGTTCAGGCCATGCGTCATTCATCCGGCGATCTCCTCCAGCCTGTGCTCCAGCGCGGCGCGATCGGGGATGCGGACATCGAACAGCGTCTCGATGACGTCGCACGTCTCGGCCGGCGACTCGAGGTGCCGTCGCTCGCTCGGGCCATCGACATGGTGAATCGTCAGGTCGAAGTTCCTGAGCACGCTGCGGCGTCCCGGCGTCGCGCGCGCGATGATCAGTCCGGTCAGGAAGTGCGAGCGCGGGCTCGTCGCCGACCACCAGTTGGCGAGCTCATAGTCGATCGGGAGCTGCGGCTGCAGGTCATAGGCATAGACCGGCCGCCATTCGCCGAGCACCGACACCTCCTGCCGCCAGACGTCCCCTTGGCGTATCAGGCGGAACGGGCCGTGCGGGGTCGCCTGCTCCACGCCGTCGACCAGGTCGAGCACGCCGGTCAGCGTCTGGCTGCCGAAGCCGACGTCGGCGATCACCGGGCCTTCGGGCAGGTCGACGCGCAGCACCATGTGGGTGCGGCCGGTCGGCACCTCCTCGGGCAGGTTCCACATCACCCGCGCCGCATGGCCGGTGACCTGGAAGCCGATCGTTTCGAGCACCGCCTTGAACAGTCCGTTCTGCTCATAGCAATAGCCGCCGCGCCCGGCGTGGACGAGCTTGGCGATCAGCCCGGGCAGCGTGAGATCGGGTACCTGGCCGGTCAGCGGATCGAGATTCTCGAAGGCGAAGGTGCGCGTGTGGAGCGCGACCAGCGTCTCCAGCGTAGCGTGATCGGCGCGCGCATCGCCGTGCCAGCCGATCCGGTCGCGATAGGCGGCGAGATCGGCCGGCGACAGCGTCACACCGCCGTCCCGCCGACCGTCAGTCCCTCGACCAGCAGCGTCGGCTGGCCGACACCGGCCGGCACGCTCTGGCCGCCCTTGCCGCACATGCCGACGCCTTCGTCGAGCGCCATGTCGTTGCCGATGCCGGTCACCTTGGTCAGCACGGTCGGCCCGTCGCCGACCAGCGTCGCGCCCTTGATGGGTGCGCCCAGCTTGCCGTCCTCGATCCGGTACGCCTCGGTGCAGGAGAAGACGAACTTGCCCGAGACGATGTCGACCGATCCGCCGCCGAAGCTCTTGGCGAAGATGCCGTTCTTGACGCGGCTCAGCAGCTCGGCCGGATCGTCCTTGCCGCCGCGCATGAAGGTGTTGGTCATCCGCGGCATCGGCGCATGGGCGAAGGATTCGCGGCGCCCGTTGCCGGTCGGCGCGACGCCCATCAGCCGGGCGTTGAGCCGGTCCTGGATATAGCCCTTGAGGATGCCGTCCTCGATCAGGACGTTCTCCTGCGTCGGCGTGCCCTCGTCGTCGATGCTGAGCGATCCGCGGCGGTCGTGGATCGATCCGTCGTCGACCACCGTCACGCCTGGTGCGGCGACGCGCTCGCCGATGCGGCCGGAGAAGACCGAGCTGCCCTTGCGGTTGAAGTCGCCCTCCAGGCCATGCCCAACCGCCTCGTGCAGCAGCACGCCCGGCCAGCCCGGCCCCAGCAGCACGGTGAACTCGCCCGCGGGCGCGGGCACCGCGTCGAGGTTGACCAGCGCCTGCGCCAGCGCCTCGTCGATCGCGCGGTTCCAGGTGGCGGGCTCGAGCAGCCGTTCATAGGTGGTGCGGCCGCCGGTGCCGAAGGTGCCGGTCTCGCGCCGGCCGTTCGCCTCGACGACGATGGTGACGTTGAGCCGCACCAGCGGCCGCACGTCGGTGGCGACGAAGCCGTCGGGCCGGACGATCTCGACCACGCTCCACGATCCGAGCAGCGAGACCGAGACCTGGGCGACGCGCGGATCGCGGGCACGCGCGGCGGCGTCGATCGTCTGGCAAAGGTTCACCTTGTCGGCGAAGGGGACGAGGTCGAGCGGATCGGCGTCGGTGTAGAGATGGCGGTTGGTTGCGCGCGGCGGCGCGGCGCGGGGGCCGGCGGCGGGATCGATCAGCGCCATCGTCGCGGCGGCGCGCTTGATCGCTTCCTCGGTCAGCTCGTTGGCATGGGCGAAAGCCGTGGTCTCGCCGGAGACCGCGCGCAGGCCGAAGCCGGCGTGGGTGTCGTAGCTCGCCGTCTTGAGCCGCCCGTCGTCGAAGCCGAACGCCTCGGCCTTGCGGTACTGGAGGTAGAGCTCGCCGTCCTCGGCCCTGGCGAGCGCCTCGGCGGTGAGGCGGCGGGCGGCGTCGGGATCGAGTCCCTCGCGATAGAGGAACGAGCGGGGATCGGGAGCGACGGTCATGCGCCCCGATATAGGCGCGTCAGAGGCTCGCGCCAGACGCGATGTCGGGAAGCGTGCCCGGGTCGACCCCGTCGGCGGGTCCGCCGATCAGGACGAAGCGGCGGTCGCAATAGCCGCAGTCGACATAGCCGTGCTCGTCGATCTGGAGATACACGCGCGGATGGCCGAGCGCGGCGGGCAGGCCCTCGCCGGTGCCGTCGCAGGCGACGCGGGGGCTGGAGACTCGGAGGACTTCGGGCGGGGCGATCATGGAAGTGCGGATAGCAAGCCTGAATGCCTTCGTCACCCCGGACTTGTTCCGGGGTCCACTGCGCCACCGCCACTATAGTCGATGTGGCAGGGTGGATGCCGGACCAAGTCCGGCATGACG
Coding sequences within it:
- a CDS encoding YggS family pyridoxal phosphate-dependent enzyme — its product is MPTDDASIRLAAIHDRIARAAGLAGRSAADVMLVAVSKTHDAPAIQPLIDAGHRVFGENRVQEAAAKWPALREATSGIALHLVGQLQSNKAADAVTLFDAIHSVDRPSLVAALARAMEGAGRRPDCFIQVNIGGEPQKGGCAIDDLPALLAEARAADLPVAGLMCVPPAGVEAAPYFALLAKMARDSGLSKLSMGMSEDFEVAVMLGATHIRVGTALFGSRI
- a CDS encoding HAD family hydrolase; translation: MADLGVQSFSQPIAVRFDALLFDFDGVLVESEYAGNAQVAAYLTGIGHPTTPEESMANFMGLSGAEFYGAVERWIGRPLPEDFNTARAIEDERAMREGLAEVLGAVAFVRSLPPELPKAIVSSSSTRWIRSHLAHLGLADAFGDHLYSGREHVEHGKPAPDLYLYGAAQLGVPIERIAVLEDSPVGATGAVASGAYVIGLCAGSHCGPGHDARLRAIGVDAIAHDFAEVARLLA
- the ribA gene encoding GTP cyclohydrolase II produces the protein MSDPRAAARAIDALRRGWPVAIDGLALLAIETADAERLTEFDPEGQAPVLLSAGRAQTLKLANQREAAVPDAPVWVERAPWLDFAAATALADPQFDLATPLKGPFRAVPVTAPEPSAAALRLARIAGILPAFFVRPRSAVEVAIAAADIDAHENPARLAIATRARLPVEGAETSEIVVFRSPESTNEHVALIVGQPDGTPPLVRLHSECLTGDVLGSLKCDCGPQLHEALRRIEGAGWGILLYLRQEGRGIGLVNKLRAYALQDQGFDTVDANTRLGFAVDARDFGIAARMLSLIGPRAVRLLTNNPAKVAGLEAQGITVTERVPLVLPPNPFNERYLATKRDRTGHQL
- a CDS encoding exodeoxyribonuclease III → MLSIASWNINSVRFRIDIVERFLREESPDILCLQETKVIDGDFPAAAFRALGYDHIVIHGQRMHHGVAIVSRIPLAEDDRLDWQANGEARHVGVRLANGLRLENVYVPAGGDIPDRELNPKFGQKLDFLARMTEWSAALDVPTLLVGDFNVAPLECDVWNHKALLDVVSHTPIEVEALGRLQAAHGWVDLGRHFHPAPARLHTWWSYRAKDWAASDRGRRLDHMWASPQVAAKAVAHRVCEPCRSWLKPSDHVPIVTEFDL
- a CDS encoding LolA family protein, with the translated sequence MKTILLPSALAAFLAAPAIAAPASAELQQVQRHLAAVDTMTATFSQTDRAGKVLTGTLSLKKPGKVRFQYEKGVPYLAVADGKSLFFIDYSVRQVSRWPIGNSPLAVLLDPKRDISGIAKVQPSPNPGILSVEAHDPKHPEYGRITLIFARNAAGPAGLMLQGWVALDSQNNRTTIRLSNQKLNVPVSDGTFRWNDPRRQGGRG
- a CDS encoding DUF5996 family protein codes for the protein MNDAWPELDWPSWRETAQHLHLMTQVVGKVRLAHSPWLNHGWQVALYPTARGLGTGPIPAPGVTIQIDFDLIGDMLSLASDRGETRTLPLRAGTMAGFHGAVMEALAELGAPTRINVMPNELPGAYPFTEDFAERPYDGDAVRRFHRALLSVGRVFARYRTGFLGKSSPVHFFWGSFDLAETRFSGRAAPRHPGGFPGLPDAVTCEAYSHEEASAGFWPGSDAYPKPAFYAYAYPAPERYGAAHVSPEAAAFSVEMGEWLLDYDAVRTAADPDAALLAFLQSTYDAAADLGGWDRPALECPIGRPRMPRVV
- a CDS encoding arylamine N-acetyltransferase family protein, whose protein sequence is MTLSPADLAAYRDRIGWHGDARADHATLETLVALHTRTFAFENLDPLTGQVPDLTLPGLIAKLVHAGRGGYCYEQNGLFKAVLETIGFQVTGHAARVMWNLPEEVPTGRTHMVLRVDLPEGPVIADVGFGSQTLTGVLDLVDGVEQATPHGPFRLIRQGDVWRQEVSVLGEWRPVYAYDLQPQLPIDYELANWWSATSPRSHFLTGLIIARATPGRRSVLRNFDLTIHHVDGPSERRHLESPAETCDVIETLFDVRIPDRAALEHRLEEIAG
- the tldD gene encoding metalloprotease TldD; the encoded protein is MTVAPDPRSFLYREGLDPDAARRLTAEALARAEDGELYLQYRKAEAFGFDDGRLKTASYDTHAGFGLRAVSGETTAFAHANELTEEAIKRAAATMALIDPAAGPRAAPPRATNRHLYTDADPLDLVPFADKVNLCQTIDAAARARDPRVAQVSVSLLGSWSVVEIVRPDGFVATDVRPLVRLNVTIVVEANGRRETGTFGTGGRTTYERLLEPATWNRAIDEALAQALVNLDAVPAPAGEFTVLLGPGWPGVLLHEAVGHGLEGDFNRKGSSVFSGRIGERVAAPGVTVVDDGSIHDRRGSLSIDDEGTPTQENVLIEDGILKGYIQDRLNARLMGVAPTGNGRRESFAHAPMPRMTNTFMRGGKDDPAELLSRVKNGIFAKSFGGGSVDIVSGKFVFSCTEAYRIEDGKLGAPIKGATLVGDGPTVLTKVTGIGNDMALDEGVGMCGKGGQSVPAGVGQPTLLVEGLTVGGTAV
- a CDS encoding zinc-finger domain-containing protein — translated: MIAPPEVLRVSSPRVACDGTGEGLPAALGHPRVYLQIDEHGYVDCGYCDRRFVLIGGPADGVDPGTLPDIASGASL